One Streptococcus sp. S1 DNA window includes the following coding sequences:
- the hpf gene encoding ribosome hibernation-promoting factor, HPF/YfiA family, with amino-acid sequence MIKYSIRGENLEVTEAIRDYVVSKLEKIEKYFQADQELDARVNLKVYREKTAKVEVTIPLGSITLRAEDVSQDMYGSIDLVVDKIERQIRKNKTKIEKKNRVKSGAGKLFTDVVVEEATTTDKVVRSKTIDLEPMDIDEAILQMDLLAHDFFIYRDAEDNTTNVIYRREDGDIGLLEVKE; translated from the coding sequence ATGATTAAATATAGTATCCGTGGTGAAAACCTAGAAGTAACAGAAGCCATTCGCGACTATGTCGTTTCTAAACTCGAAAAGATTGAAAAATATTTTCAGGCAGATCAAGAGCTAGACGCTCGAGTAAACTTAAAAGTTTACCGTGAAAAGACCGCAAAAGTAGAAGTAACTATTCCGCTTGGATCTATTACACTGCGTGCAGAAGATGTCTCTCAAGATATGTACGGTTCAATTGATCTGGTTGTGGATAAAATTGAACGTCAAATTCGTAAGAATAAAACAAAAATCGAAAAGAAAAATCGTGTTAAATCTGGTGCAGGTAAATTGTTTACCGATGTAGTTGTAGAAGAAGCAACAACCACAGATAAAGTTGTTCGCTCAAAAACAATTGATCTAGAACCAATGGATATAGATGAAGCGATCCTTCAAATGGATCTATTAGCACACGATTTCTTCATTTATCGTGATGCAGAAGACAACACAACTAATGTTATCTACCGTAGAGAAGACGGAGATATCGGTCTATTGGAAGTAAAAGAATAG
- a CDS encoding ComF family protein — translation MKECLLCTKELKTGEHFTDLIFMNQQEEWICKECKEDFEQIDEIHCPRCYKDKEEKVCKDCEYWIQKGNMVEHEALYRYNAAMKDYFKRYKFEGDRLLGMVFACEIKKALKKYKSYTIIPTPISHEKKQERGFNQVSTILDFAEIKYSSLFQKEDSLAQSKKTREERLKTSQHFQLKEEVSKKQKYLIFDDIYTTGKTIELMKRLLIEKGVKEIKTFSIAR, via the coding sequence TTGAAAGAATGTTTGCTTTGTACTAAAGAGTTGAAAACTGGTGAACATTTCACAGACCTTATTTTTATGAATCAACAAGAAGAATGGATTTGTAAAGAATGCAAAGAAGACTTCGAACAAATTGACGAAATCCATTGTCCTAGATGTTATAAAGATAAGGAGGAGAAAGTATGTAAAGATTGCGAATACTGGATACAAAAGGGGAATATGGTAGAACATGAAGCATTATATAGATATAATGCAGCAATGAAGGACTATTTCAAGCGATATAAATTTGAAGGAGATCGTTTATTAGGAATGGTATTTGCATGTGAAATCAAAAAAGCCTTGAAAAAATATAAAAGCTATACGATAATACCGACTCCAATCAGCCATGAAAAAAAGCAGGAGAGAGGATTTAATCAGGTTTCGACTATATTAGATTTTGCAGAAATAAAGTACAGCAGTCTCTTCCAAAAAGAAGACAGCTTAGCCCAATCAAAAAAAACAAGAGAAGAAAGATTAAAAACCTCTCAACACTTTCAATTAAAAGAAGAAGTTTCAAAAAAGCAGAAATATCTTATCTTTGATGATATCTACACAACGGGCAAAACAATCGAATTAATGAAGCGCCTACTAATTGAAAAAGGTGTGAAAGAAATAAAGACATTTTCAATCGCAAGGTAA
- a CDS encoding DEAD/DEAH box helicase — translation MKIEDSYGRLLTESQMTNDLKEIAQEFPAIEKQNGRYQCFRCGSLIDQKLWKLSEEVLYCRACIQLGRIRSDQKLYAIGQQDFEGKEVLNWKGTLTSYQQEVSEGLIQAVKAGKHALVHAVTGAGKTEMMYQVVATAIKAGKAVCIATPRIDVCIELYGRMEEDFSCSISLLHGESEPYFRTPLVIATTHQLLKFYQAFDLLIIDEVDAFPYVDNPILYKAAQNAIKKEGNTLYLTATSTDELDKKVKKKEIIRYSLPRRFHGNPLVVPKIKWVPKIREKIEKGRIPYELLQLIKKQRQTHYPLLIFVSEIELGQQFTENLKKYFPKETVGFVSSQTTDRLRMVEEFRNRAITMLVSTTILERGVTFPFVDVFVLESNHKLFTKSTLVQISGRVGRSKERPTGKLLFLSDGITREMKKAIKEIKEMNQEAGF, via the coding sequence ATGAAGATAGAAGATTCTTATGGAAGACTCTTAACGGAGAGTCAAATGACAAATGATCTAAAAGAAATTGCCCAAGAATTTCCAGCTATAGAAAAACAGAATGGAAGGTACCAATGCTTTCGATGTGGCAGTTTGATTGATCAAAAACTGTGGAAGTTGAGTGAAGAGGTACTGTATTGTAGAGCCTGTATCCAATTGGGAAGGATCCGGAGTGATCAAAAACTTTATGCTATTGGACAGCAAGACTTTGAAGGAAAAGAGGTGCTAAACTGGAAAGGGACCTTGACTTCCTATCAACAAGAGGTATCTGAAGGACTTATCCAAGCAGTTAAAGCAGGAAAACATGCCTTGGTACATGCTGTGACAGGAGCTGGAAAAACGGAAATGATGTACCAGGTTGTAGCAACAGCGATCAAGGCAGGAAAAGCAGTCTGTATTGCTACCCCAAGAATCGATGTCTGTATAGAATTGTACGGAAGGATGGAGGAAGATTTTTCCTGCTCCATCTCTTTGCTTCATGGAGAATCAGAGCCCTATTTTAGAACGCCTTTAGTGATCGCTACAACCCACCAATTGCTAAAGTTTTATCAGGCCTTTGATCTCCTTATTATAGATGAGGTAGATGCTTTTCCATATGTGGATAATCCAATCTTATATAAAGCAGCTCAGAATGCAATAAAAAAAGAGGGGAATACCCTATATTTGACAGCAACCTCTACAGATGAGTTAGATAAAAAGGTCAAGAAAAAAGAAATCATTCGTTATAGTCTCCCAAGAAGATTTCATGGGAACCCACTAGTGGTCCCTAAAATAAAATGGGTGCCGAAAATTAGAGAAAAAATAGAAAAAGGAAGAATCCCTTACGAACTATTGCAACTGATCAAGAAACAAAGACAGACTCACTACCCATTGTTAATCTTTGTATCTGAAATAGAATTAGGACAACAATTCACTGAGAACTTAAAAAAATACTTTCCCAAAGAAACAGTAGGTTTTGTATCCTCACAGACAACAGACCGTCTACGAATGGTAGAAGAGTTTAGAAACAGAGCCATAACCATGCTAGTCTCTACAACTATTTTAGAAAGAGGAGTGACCTTTCCGTTTGTAGATGTCTTTGTTTTAGAAAGTAATCATAAATTATTTACTAAAAGTACCCTCGTACAAATTTCAGGAAGGGTCGGTCGAAGTAAAGAAAGACCAACAGGTAAACTACTTTTCCTATCAGATGGCATAACACGAGAAATGAAGAAAGCGATCAAAGAAATAAAGGAAATGAATCAGGAGGCTGGATTTTGA
- a CDS encoding YigZ family protein, with protein MEYVTFKENGTVQEEIKKSKFICHVKRVSSEEEARDFINAIKKEHYKATHNCSAFIIGEQSNIKRTSDDGEPSGTAGIPMLGVLENHRITNSCVVVTRYFGGIKLGAGGLIRAYAGSVAQAVREIGLVEIKEQVVLGITLSYSQYQEFANFLKDHQLAEQDPMFTDQVMTTIFVDKENTNSITAALVEFYNGKVIIEDQGIREVEVPLLSVEK; from the coding sequence ATGGAATATGTTACATTTAAAGAGAACGGTACTGTTCAAGAAGAAATCAAAAAGTCAAAATTCATTTGTCATGTCAAGCGAGTCTCCTCTGAAGAGGAAGCTAGAGATTTTATCAATGCCATCAAAAAAGAACACTATAAGGCTACACATAACTGCTCTGCTTTCATCATTGGAGAACAAAGTAATATCAAACGAACCAGTGACGATGGAGAGCCTAGTGGAACAGCTGGGATACCGATGTTAGGTGTTTTGGAGAATCATCGCATCACTAATAGTTGTGTCGTGGTTACCCGCTATTTCGGAGGTATTAAATTAGGTGCTGGCGGTCTGATTCGTGCTTATGCTGGAAGTGTTGCACAAGCAGTTCGAGAGATTGGACTGGTAGAAATCAAAGAGCAAGTGGTTCTTGGGATCACACTTTCTTATTCCCAATACCAAGAATTTGCTAATTTCTTAAAAGACCATCAATTGGCGGAACAAGATCCGATGTTTACAGATCAGGTGATGACAACTATTTTTGTAGATAAAGAAAACACAAATTCTATCACAGCAGCTTTAGTCGAATTTTACAATGGCAAAGTCATTATTGAGGACCAAGGAATTCGTGAGGTTGAAGTACCCCTGCTTTCTGTAGAAAAATAA
- the cysK gene encoding cysteine synthase A, with product MAIYENITELIGNTPIVKLNRLVPEGAADVYVKLEAFNPGSSVKDRIALSMIEKAEADGLIKPGDTIVEATSGNTGIGLSWVGAAKGYKVVIVMPETMSVERRKIIQAYGAELVLTPGSEGMKGAIAKAEAIAAERNGFLPLQFENPANPEVHERTTGQEIVDAFGKDGLDAFVAGVGTGGTVSGISHTLKKNNPAIKVYAVEANESAVLSGEKPGPHKIQGISAGFIPNTLDTNAYDGVRRVSSEEAFELARAIGGAEGFLVGISSAAAIYAAIEVAKELGSGKKVLALAPDNGERYLSTTLYEFE from the coding sequence ATGGCTATTTATGAAAATATTACAGAACTGATTGGGAACACTCCGATTGTCAAATTGAACCGTCTTGTTCCTGAAGGAGCTGCAGATGTCTATGTCAAACTCGAAGCTTTCAATCCTGGATCATCTGTTAAAGACCGGATTGCTTTGAGCATGATTGAAAAAGCTGAAGCGGATGGCTTGATCAAACCAGGTGATACCATTGTCGAAGCAACTAGTGGGAACACAGGGATTGGCTTGTCATGGGTTGGCGCAGCTAAAGGCTACAAAGTTGTGATTGTCATGCCTGAAACCATGAGTGTGGAACGTCGTAAAATCATCCAAGCCTATGGAGCTGAACTCGTTTTGACTCCTGGAAGTGAAGGAATGAAAGGCGCTATCGCTAAAGCTGAAGCAATCGCTGCAGAAAGAAATGGCTTCCTTCCTCTTCAATTTGAAAACCCTGCTAACCCAGAGGTACATGAAAGAACAACAGGACAAGAAATCGTTGATGCCTTTGGAAAAGATGGTTTAGATGCTTTTGTCGCAGGTGTTGGTACTGGTGGTACTGTTTCTGGTATTTCTCATACTTTGAAAAAGAATAATCCTGCTATCAAAGTCTATGCCGTTGAGGCCAATGAATCTGCAGTCCTTTCTGGCGAAAAACCTGGACCACATAAAATCCAAGGGATTTCAGCAGGCTTTATCCCAAATACTTTAGACACTAACGCATATGATGGTGTTCGTCGCGTATCTTCAGAAGAAGCTTTCGAACTTGCACGCGCTATCGGTGGAGCTGAAGGATTCTTAGTCGGTATCTCAAGCGCAGCTGCTATCTATGCTGCTATTGAAGTCGCAAAAGAATTGGGTAGCGGTAAAAAAGTTCTTGCTCTTGCACCAGATAATGGAGAACGTTACCTTTCTACTACCCTTTACGAATTTGAATAA
- a CDS encoding S1 RNA-binding domain-containing protein, giving the protein MKIGDKLEGTITGIQPYGAFVELESGVTGLIHISEIRSGYVSNIHDILSIGEKVFVQVIDVDEYSKKASLSLRTLEETPQRSIRHHRFSNDRHKSGFAPLAQQMPTWVKEGKVFFSKQEKK; this is encoded by the coding sequence ATGAAAATTGGAGATAAGTTAGAAGGAACCATCACAGGAATTCAACCTTACGGCGCCTTTGTCGAACTAGAGTCGGGTGTGACGGGCTTGATTCATATCTCAGAGATTAGAAGTGGTTATGTAAGTAATATTCATGATATTCTTTCAATTGGAGAAAAAGTCTTTGTCCAAGTCATCGATGTTGATGAATATTCTAAGAAAGCTAGCCTCTCTCTGAGAACACTAGAAGAAACACCACAACGAAGTATTCGACACCATCGTTTTTCAAATGACCGCCACAAGAGTGGTTTTGCGCCCTTAGCTCAACAGATGCCGACCTGGGTCAAAGAAGGAAAGGTATTCTTTAGCAAACAAGAAAAAAAATAA
- a CDS encoding bifunctional Cof-type HAD-IIB family hydrolase/peptidylprolyl isomerase, whose product MDAKLRYKAKKVKIVFFDIDDTLRAKETGLIPESVKEVFHQLKEKGIRTGIATGRGIFGVVPEIMDLKPDFLVTLNGAYIEDTKGTVIYQSPINEAIVSSFVDWAKESEIDYGLVASHQAALSNRTPLISDAIDIIYPNLPVDPDLHLKEPIFQMWTFDEQDSELELPPSLQENLRLVSWHPHSSDVVRFEASKASGVSHLVNHLGLKPENVLVFGDGLNDLELFDYAGISIAMGKSAPELQEKADYITKNLEEDGIFYALEELNMVEKELTLPQLELATVDGPVAVIKTNHGEMNIQLFPDQAPKTVANFVALAKSGYYDGVIFHRIIKDFMIQGGDPTGTGMGGESIYGESFEDEFSKELYNIRGALSMANAGPNTNGSQFFIVQNQHLPYSKKELVRGGWPEKIAEIYTTEGGTPHLDQRHTVFGQLMDEASFAVLDEIAAVETGMMDKPVEDVVIETIEIED is encoded by the coding sequence GTGGACGCAAAATTACGCTATAAAGCCAAAAAAGTTAAAATCGTCTTTTTTGATATTGATGATACATTACGTGCAAAAGAAACTGGATTGATCCCAGAATCTGTCAAAGAAGTCTTTCATCAATTGAAAGAAAAAGGAATCCGGACAGGGATTGCAACCGGCAGAGGGATTTTTGGGGTTGTTCCTGAAATCATGGACTTAAAGCCTGATTTTCTAGTAACCTTAAACGGTGCCTATATAGAAGATACAAAAGGAACTGTGATCTACCAATCACCAATCAATGAAGCAATCGTTTCTTCTTTTGTAGATTGGGCCAAAGAATCCGAGATTGATTATGGGTTAGTGGCTAGTCATCAAGCAGCCCTGTCTAATCGGACACCCTTGATCAGTGATGCTATTGACATCATTTATCCCAACTTACCAGTAGATCCAGATCTGCATTTGAAAGAACCTATTTTCCAAATGTGGACCTTTGATGAACAGGATAGTGAGCTAGAGTTGCCCCCTTCTTTGCAAGAGAACTTGCGCCTAGTTTCATGGCATCCCCATTCGTCAGATGTTGTTCGCTTTGAAGCTTCAAAAGCTTCAGGAGTTTCTCATCTTGTAAATCATTTGGGCTTGAAGCCAGAGAATGTTTTAGTATTTGGGGATGGATTAAATGATCTAGAACTGTTTGATTATGCTGGAATTAGTATCGCAATGGGAAAATCTGCCCCAGAGTTACAAGAAAAAGCTGATTATATCACTAAGAATTTAGAAGAAGATGGCATATTCTATGCCTTAGAGGAGTTAAATATGGTTGAAAAAGAATTGACATTACCACAGTTAGAACTTGCTACGGTTGACGGTCCTGTCGCTGTGATCAAAACCAATCACGGTGAGATGAACATTCAATTGTTCCCGGATCAAGCGCCAAAAACAGTTGCAAACTTTGTAGCTCTTGCTAAGTCTGGCTATTATGATGGTGTCATTTTCCATCGGATTATTAAAGATTTTATGATCCAAGGGGGAGATCCAACAGGCACAGGTATGGGTGGTGAATCCATCTATGGGGAGAGCTTCGAAGACGAGTTTTCAAAAGAATTGTACAATATTCGCGGAGCCCTTTCAATGGCAAATGCTGGACCAAACACAAATGGCAGCCAATTCTTTATTGTACAAAATCAACATCTCCCATATTCGAAAAAGGAATTGGTCCGCGGTGGCTGGCCTGAAAAAATTGCAGAAATCTATACGACAGAAGGGGGAACTCCTCACCTAGATCAACGCCATACAGTATTTGGTCAATTGATGGATGAAGCTTCTTTTGCTGTGTTGGATGAGATCGCGGCTGTTGAGACAGGGATGATGGATAAGCCAGTAGAAGATGTCGTGATTGAAACCATCGAAATTGAGGACTAA
- a CDS encoding response regulator transcription factor: MKVLLVDDHEMVRLGLKSFLSMQTDIEQVLEAKNGQEGVELALKERPDVIIMDIVMPELNGIDATLAILKEWPEAKIVILTSYLDNEKIYPVLDAGAKGYILKTSSATEILQAVRKVAKGEFAIETEVSRKVESRKNHAELHDDLTARERDILALLTKGYENQRIADELFISLKTVKTHVSNILSKLEVSDRTQAVVYAFRHHLVNQEDF, encoded by the coding sequence ATGAAAGTATTATTAGTAGACGACCATGAAATGGTCCGGTTGGGATTGAAAAGCTTTTTGTCCATGCAAACCGATATTGAGCAAGTCTTAGAGGCGAAAAATGGGCAAGAAGGGGTGGAGTTGGCGTTGAAAGAAAGACCAGACGTCATCATCATGGATATTGTGATGCCAGAGCTAAATGGAATCGATGCGACTCTAGCCATCCTAAAAGAGTGGCCGGAAGCTAAAATTGTCATTTTGACGTCTTATTTAGATAACGAAAAGATTTATCCTGTCTTAGATGCCGGTGCAAAAGGGTATATTTTAAAGACCTCGTCAGCAACTGAGATCTTACAGGCTGTCCGAAAGGTTGCAAAGGGAGAATTTGCGATTGAGACAGAAGTTAGTCGAAAAGTTGAGTCTCGAAAGAACCATGCTGAATTGCATGATGATTTGACAGCTAGAGAACGAGATATTCTGGCTTTATTGACGAAGGGATATGAAAATCAACGAATAGCAGATGAACTCTTTATTTCTTTAAAAACAGTGAAGACCCATGTCTCCAACATCTTATCCAAATTGGAAGTCAGTGATCGGACGCAAGCAGTCGTCTATGCCTTTCGACACCATCTGGTGAATCAAGAAGATTTTTAA
- a CDS encoding sensor histidine kinase: MKKLDYLLLYFYSLMVVAVICHTIFHFVGFQWGKLLSDISLLQSFLFLVFSLTLALTALVVLIIKITQFVTVHAVQQKVESILTASQRKEIAPKELNQQLDLLDSKLLRLEENLQKSENRVMRNEEEIVEIERKRIARDLHDTVSQELFAANMILSGVAAQALELEKSQIQQQLNGVSDILGTAQNDLRVLLLHLRPTELEGKSLVEGMEMIFRELKEKSNLTVVFKHNEVSIPKDMEEHLFRIVQEIVSNTLKHARAQQMDVFLHQEGKQLHLRMVDDGIGFEQEKLERLSYGLKNIQERVEDMAGTIKIRTSPQKGVAVDIRVPLLVKDKNEKETV; this comes from the coding sequence ATGAAGAAATTAGACTATCTCCTATTGTACTTCTATTCCCTAATGGTGGTTGCGGTCATTTGTCATACCATTTTCCATTTTGTTGGTTTTCAGTGGGGCAAACTTCTCTCAGATATTTCCTTGCTTCAATCATTCCTATTTTTGGTTTTTAGTCTGACGCTTGCATTGACGGCTTTGGTTGTCTTAATTATCAAAATCACGCAATTTGTAACGGTCCATGCAGTACAACAAAAGGTAGAATCTATCCTGACTGCTTCACAGCGAAAAGAAATTGCCCCAAAAGAATTGAATCAACAGTTAGATTTATTGGACAGCAAATTGCTTCGACTAGAAGAAAATTTACAAAAAAGTGAAAATCGTGTGATGCGAAATGAGGAAGAAATTGTGGAAATCGAGCGTAAGAGAATTGCGCGTGATCTACATGACACGGTTAGTCAAGAATTGTTTGCAGCCAATATGATTTTATCTGGAGTGGCAGCCCAGGCCCTTGAGTTAGAGAAAAGTCAGATCCAGCAGCAACTCAATGGTGTGTCAGATATTCTAGGGACAGCCCAAAATGATTTGCGCGTCTTGCTACTACATCTTCGTCCTACAGAATTGGAAGGAAAAAGTTTGGTAGAAGGGATGGAGATGATTTTTAGAGAATTGAAGGAAAAGAGTAACCTAACAGTCGTCTTCAAACACAATGAAGTGAGCATTCCAAAAGATATGGAAGAACATCTATTTCGGATTGTCCAAGAGATTGTTAGCAATACCTTGAAACACGCTAGAGCTCAACAAATGGATGTCTTCTTGCATCAGGAAGGAAAACAACTTCATTTACGGATGGTAGATGATGGAATCGGCTTTGAGCAGGAAAAATTAGAACGATTGAGTTATGGGTTGAAAAATATTCAAGAACGTGTAGAGGACATGGCGGGAACCATTAAAATAAGAACGAGTCCTCAAAAGGGAGTGGCTGTGGATATTCGCGTTCCCCTCCTTGTAAAAGATAAAAATGAAAAGGAAACTGTATGA
- the liaF gene encoding cell wall-active antibiotics response protein LiaF, translated as MWKIQIFIFVEAVLLTLAAITILSIDFSRFVVLMVLFLLLLYYYFGKQKANFLLIALSVLLFFIVMLNPFVIAAILFAVVYGLLIAYPYMYKENESVVFDVEEDTKIRQEKTRWIGDLQHFSKQSRGYRDLNVIRVFGNDTLHLEEVAICNWDNVVIIRKGFGNTKIILPIDLELHLQINTLYGDLKFLDLPVRKMRNETIDIETAHYRRSHRSIKIVLVGIVGDVEVIRA; from the coding sequence ATGTGGAAAATACAAATTTTTATTTTCGTTGAAGCCGTTTTGTTAACATTAGCAGCGATCACCATTTTATCAATCGATTTTTCCAGATTTGTTGTCTTGATGGTTCTCTTTTTGCTCCTTTTGTATTACTATTTTGGCAAACAAAAAGCGAATTTTCTATTAATCGCGCTGAGTGTGCTCTTGTTTTTTATCGTGATGCTGAATCCTTTTGTGATTGCAGCCATTTTATTTGCGGTGGTTTATGGTTTATTAATTGCCTACCCTTATATGTATAAGGAAAATGAATCCGTTGTGTTTGATGTTGAAGAGGATACGAAAATTCGTCAGGAAAAAACTCGATGGATTGGTGATTTACAACATTTTTCAAAGCAAAGTCGAGGGTATCGAGATCTGAATGTGATCCGAGTTTTTGGAAATGACACCCTCCATTTAGAGGAGGTAGCCATTTGCAATTGGGACAATGTGGTGATCATCCGGAAAGGTTTTGGTAATACAAAAATTATCTTACCGATTGATTTAGAGTTGCATTTACAAATTAACACTCTGTATGGAGATCTGAAGTTTTTGGATCTTCCTGTCCGTAAAATGAGGAATGAAACCATAGATATTGAAACGGCACATTATCGGAGATCGCACCGTTCTATAAAAATTGTGTTAGTTGGTATTGTTGGGGATGTTGAGGTGATTCGCGCATGA
- a CDS encoding CAP domain-containing protein, whose protein sequence is MDRKYRVVSRAILATAMIVPAFIATKVAAENRGWNTSSYRSNYYNYAYNNWNGYNGYNPWTYSYGYGYPNWNYYYGYNYGYPSWNNYYGYNYGYPSWNNYYGYNGWNYGYSLENDENYIYWNGNHYYRMSDGTYRIYRNGEWKPLTNRNNSTNNLANDPHYLYENGYHYYVLDNGDYYYYKNGKWVFVKNSTENPSTPDPVPTPTPDPTPTPEEPNPTDKPDQPDTPSDPSDFDNIDSLVFPENPPFVGADGEFDPFAPTPENPSEPKPEEPVQPEVPGNDGLVSSDQPSENQIPPYVETPAEGLEHLPWAPNGRAPKVVYPPGKPGSVALRGDKNYYFDGSSHYYYVPSDTEATGYSAYWKWNGDKWKLYGMTDPKDPEIDPKFHEDAKDDEYAYSDRDSSVKLYSTNLIETAKAGQALPFKNVDEFKDYVIKKMNPKFIDNAGWDAKVEWEIEDPELFEQSKENPWAKDYVLIADLKSGVDDKNYKDVEFGYVKFVYRVEATDNTNYIELDKAKEAFAKINELRKAQGLKELTWSDDVYNSRALPKAHTISRQYDSTGFVARREDNATTVATKWYNSGLRELMLDPNATEGAVAAVINGDGNYYWAFMYK, encoded by the coding sequence ATGGACAGAAAATATAGAGTGGTTAGTCGAGCAATCCTAGCAACAGCTATGATTGTTCCGGCATTTATAGCAACAAAAGTAGCTGCAGAAAATCGAGGATGGAATACCTCCTCTTATCGTTCAAACTATTATAACTATGCTTACAATAACTGGAATGGTTATAATGGTTATAATCCATGGACCTATAGTTATGGCTATGGATATCCAAATTGGAACTATTATTATGGTTATAACTATGGTTATCCTAGCTGGAACAATTATTATGGCTATAACTATGGTTATCCTAGCTGGAATAATTATTATGGCTATAATGGTTGGAACTATGGCTATTCCTTAGAAAATGATGAAAACTACATTTATTGGAATGGCAATCATTATTATCGGATGAGTGATGGAACTTACCGGATCTACCGCAATGGTGAGTGGAAACCTCTAACTAATCGGAATAACTCTACTAATAACCTTGCCAATGACCCTCATTATTTGTATGAAAATGGCTACCATTATTATGTATTGGATAACGGGGATTATTACTATTATAAAAATGGTAAATGGGTATTTGTGAAGAATTCAACGGAAAATCCTTCTACTCCTGATCCAGTCCCAACACCGACTCCGGATCCAACTCCAACACCTGAAGAACCAAATCCAACCGATAAACCAGATCAACCTGATACACCATCAGATCCTTCTGATTTTGATAACATTGATAGTCTAGTATTCCCAGAAAATCCTCCATTTGTAGGAGCAGATGGAGAGTTTGATCCTTTCGCACCAACCCCAGAAAATCCAAGTGAACCGAAGCCAGAGGAACCGGTTCAACCTGAAGTCCCAGGAAATGATGGTTTGGTATCATCGGATCAGCCTAGTGAAAACCAAATTCCTCCATACGTTGAGACACCAGCAGAAGGATTAGAACATCTTCCATGGGCTCCGAATGGACGTGCGCCTAAAGTAGTCTACCCTCCTGGTAAACCTGGCTCAGTAGCCCTTCGTGGAGATAAGAACTACTACTTTGATGGTTCAAGTCACTATTACTATGTTCCATCTGATACAGAAGCAACTGGTTACTCTGCTTATTGGAAATGGAACGGAGACAAATGGAAACTTTATGGAATGACAGATCCGAAAGATCCTGAGATCGATCCAAAATTCCACGAAGATGCCAAAGATGATGAATATGCTTATAGCGATCGTGACTCAAGCGTGAAGCTCTACTCTACAAATCTTATAGAAACAGCTAAAGCAGGTCAAGCTCTTCCATTTAAGAATGTGGATGAATTTAAGGACTATGTCATTAAGAAAATGAATCCTAAATTTATTGACAATGCTGGCTGGGATGCCAAAGTAGAATGGGAAATCGAGGACCCAGAACTCTTTGAGCAATCTAAAGAAAACCCATGGGCTAAAGACTATGTTTTAATCGCTGACTTGAAGAGTGGAGTAGATGACAAGAACTACAAAGATGTTGAGTTTGGCTATGTGAAATTCGTTTATCGTGTAGAAGCGACAGACAATACAAACTATATCGAGTTAGATAAAGCGAAAGAAGCTTTTGCTAAGATTAACGAATTGCGAAAAGCACAAGGCTTAAAAGAATTGACTTGGTCAGATGATGTCTACAACTCACGTGCCTTACCAAAAGCCCATACTATTTCACGTCAGTACGATAGCACAGGTTTTGTAGCTCGTCGTGAAGACAATGCAACAACGGTTGCAACGAAATGGTATAACAGTGGATTGAGAGAATTAATGCTCGATCCAAATGCCACAGAAGGTGCAGTAGCAGCAGTCATCAATGGCGACGGTAACTATTACTGGGCATTCATGTATAAATAA